In Phocoena phocoena chromosome 11, mPhoPho1.1, whole genome shotgun sequence, one DNA window encodes the following:
- the MYF5 gene encoding myogenic factor 5: protein MDMMDGCQFSPSEYFYDGSCIPSPEGEFGDEFEPRVAAFGAHKADLQGSDEDEHVRAPTGHHQAGHCLMWACKACKRKSTTMDRRKAATMRERRRLKKVNQAFETLKRCTTTNPNQRLPKVEILRNAIRYIESLQELLREQVENYYSLPGQSCSEPTSPTSSCSDGMPECNSPVWSRKSSSFDSVYCPDVPNVYATDKSSLSSLDCLSSIVDRITNSEQPGLPLQDPASLSPVASTDSQPATQGASNSRLIYHVL from the exons ATGGACATGATGGATGGCTGCCAGTTCTCGCCTTCTGAGTACTTCTACGATGGCTCCTGCATCCCGTCCCCCGAGGGCGAGTTCGGGGACGAGTTTGAGCCGCGAGTGGCTGCTTTCGGGGCGCACAAAGCAGACCTGCAGGGCTCAGACGAGGATGAGCACGTGCGAGCACCTACGGGCCACCACCAGGCCGGCCACTGCCTCATGTGGGCCTGCAAAGCATGCAAGAGGAAGTCCACCACCATGGATCGGAGGAAGGCGGCCACCATGCGTGAGCGGAGACGCCTGAAGAAGGTCAACCAGGCTTTCGAGACGCTCAAGCGGTGCACCACGACCAACCCCAACCAGAGGCTGCCCAAGGTGGAGATCCTCAGGAATGCCATCCGCTACATTGAGAGCCTGCAGGAGCTGCTGAGGGAACAGGTGGAAAACTACTACAGCCTGCCAGGGCAGAGCTGCTCTGAGCCCAccagccccacctccagctgCTCTGACGGCATG CCCGAATGTAACAGCCCTGTCTGGTCCAGAAAAAGCAGCAGTTTTGACAGCGTCTACTGTCCTGATGTACCAAATG TATATGCCACAGATAAAAGCTCCTTATCCAGCTTGGACTGCTTATCCAGCATAGTGGATCGGATCACCAACTCAGAGCAACCTGGATTGCCTCTCCAGGACCCAGCATCTCTCTCCCCAGTTGCCAGCACCGATTCTCAGCCTGCAACTCAAGGGGCCTCTAATTCCAGGCTCATCTATCATGTGCTATGA
- the MYF6 gene encoding myogenic factor 6 has protein sequence MMMDLFETGSYFFYLDGENVTLQPLEVAEGSPLYPGSDGTLSPCQDQMPPEAGSDSSGEEHVLAPPGLQPPHCPGQCLIWACKTCKRKSAPTDRRKAATLRERRRLKKINEAFEALKRRTVANPNQRLPKVEILRSAINYIERLQDLLHRLDQQDKMQELGVDPFSYRPKQENLEGADFLRTCSSQWPSVSDHSRGLVITAKEAGASIDSSASSSLRCLSSIVDSISSEEHKLPCAEEVVEK, from the exons ATGATGATGGACCTTTTTGAAACTGGCTCCTATTTCTTCTACTTGGATGGGGAAAATGTTACCCTGCAGCCGTTAGAAGTGGCAGAGGGCTCTCCTTTGTATCCAGGGAGTGATGGTACCCTGTCCCCCTGCCAGGACCAAATGCCCCCGGAAGCTGGGAGCGACAGCAGCGGAGAGGAACATGTCCTGGCGCCCCCAGGCCTGCAGCCTCCTCACTGCCCCGGCCAATGCCTGATCTGGGCTTGCAAGACCTGCAAGAGAAAATCTGCCCCCACTGACCGGCGGAAGGCCGCCACCCTGCGCGAGAGGAGGCGGCTAAAGAAAATCAACGAGGCCTTCGAGGCACTGAAGCGGCGGACTGTGGCCAACCCCAACCAGAGACTGCCCAAGGTGGAGATTCTGCGGAGCGCCATCAACTACATTGAGCGGTTGCAGGACCTGCTGCACCGGCTGGATCAGCAGGACAAAATGCAGGAGCTAGGGGTGGACCCCTTCAGCTACAGACCCAAGCAAGAGAAT CTTGAGGGTGCGGATTTCCTGCGCACCTGCAGCTCCCAGTGGCCAAGTGTTTCGGATCATTCCAGGGGGCTCGTGATAACTGCCAAGGAAG CAGGGGCAAGCATTGATTCATCGGCCTCGAGTAGCCTTCGATGTCTTTCCTCCATCGTGGACAGCATCTCCTCGGAGGAGCACAAACTCCCCTGCGCGGAGGAGGTGGTGGAGAAGTAA